DNA from Ruficoccus amylovorans:
GGCGATTTGTGCTGTTGCGGCCTATGCCGGTGAAGACGGATCGGGCGGGCAGCATGTCGGGGATACACCAGGCCTGGAACAGCCCGGCGGGGAAGTGTCCGCAAGCCAGGTGCCCGTTGAGCAGCCCGCCAAGGTGGAGTCAGCTTACGGGGATATGGCCGAACCGGAGGATTTTTCAGGGAACCGGCGGCCGGTTATTTCGATTCCGAGCCAGCGTGGGAGCATCCGCGACTACCAGAAAACGGTGAACTTTGCCCGGCTTTCCAGCCCCCGGCGGACTTGGGAGTCGATGTTGCGGCTGATGGACGAGTACAGCCAGGAGGTGCAGGAAAACGGTTTTACCTACGCCAATCACGCCCGTTTGGTCTATCTGGAGGAGCAGATCGTCAACCTGTTCGATCTAAGGGAAGTCGCCCCCTCTCTGCGCAGTGACGTGGGTATGGAGGCGGCCGTCTATCTCCGTGATGCCATCGCCCACTTTGACTTGCCGCCGTCGGATACCCTGCCGGACCGGACCGAGGCCTTCAAAGAGATGAAGGACGGCTTCCCCGGTATCTGGAATGTGTATGGCAGCCCGATCGAGATCTCCTATATCGATTCGGGGGAGTTTAAGGGACGGTTCCAGTTCTCCCTCTATACGGCCCTCAACGCGCGGACCATGGCCCAGCGCGTCGAGCACCACACGTATGTTTATCCCGAGTTCGCCGGATTGCGCGAGGCGTACTTCAATACGCCGGGACCGGGAATCCCGGACGTGTTAATCGACTCGCTGCCGGGCTGGATGCGCCGGGATTTGTGGGGGATGCGTCTGTGGCAGTTCTCCATCGTGCTCATCCTGACCTTGGGGGCGGTCCTGCTGGTGCTGGCTCTCAAGCGTTTGCTGCGGGCTTGTTCGCAGCGTCTTCCGCGGGCAGTAGGCAGCGCCCTGTGGCTGTTGTTGCCGTTGCTGATTATCTACCTGGCGGGCAAGTTGAACTGGTTTTTCAGTGAGCACGTCTTCCTGACGGGAAAGGTGCTCCGGATTGTCCACTACGTGGAGGAAGGGGTCGCCTTGCTCAGTTTGGTGGCGATGATCCTGGTCGGAGGAGGTGTGTTGATGGAGATTATTTTTCTGGCCCCGCGCTTTGATAAAAAGGGCGTGAACTCCTACCTGATCCGCTTTGGCCTGCGTCTGGCCAGTATCGTGGTGGCGGCCGTGGTCCTGCTGGAGGGGTTGCAGCGGATGGGCTTCACGCTGGCAACGGTTCTGGCCGGGGCCG
Protein-coding regions in this window:
- a CDS encoding mechanosensitive ion channel family protein; protein product: MRRWLCGLTVGLAICAVAAYAGEDGSGGQHVGDTPGLEQPGGEVSASQVPVEQPAKVESAYGDMAEPEDFSGNRRPVISIPSQRGSIRDYQKTVNFARLSSPRRTWESMLRLMDEYSQEVQENGFTYANHARLVYLEEQIVNLFDLREVAPSLRSDVGMEAAVYLRDAIAHFDLPPSDTLPDRTEAFKEMKDGFPGIWNVYGSPIEISYIDSGEFKGRFQFSLYTALNARTMAQRVEHHTYVYPEFAGLREAYFNTPGPGIPDVLIDSLPGWMRRDLWGMRLWQFSIVLILTLGAVLLVLALKRLLRACSQRLPRAVGSALWLLLPLLIIYLAGKLNWFFSEHVFLTGKVLRIVHYVEEGVALLSLVAMILVGGGVLMEIIFLAPRFDKKGVNSYLIRFGLRLASIVVAAVVLLEGLQRMGFTLATVLAGAGVTGLAVALAAQESLRNIFGSIMLLLDKPFKIGQRVKVRGHDGFVEEIGLRSTKIRQLDGHLACLPNEDVARADIENISERPFIRRMMNLALPLDTPSDKVEEAVQIVRDLLAVHEVPRTEVEIAANPELEDRPRLVNEEINQPGYPPRIFFNEFNPASLNLLVIYWFHPPQYWDYLEHTQRINREIMSRFEEAGLRLALPAQRLQLAGDPSRPLEIGSREVNGDEDDLPLAGLREAESPRREPPASGSKS